The following coding sequences lie in one Pseudomonadota bacterium genomic window:
- a CDS encoding shikimate kinase, producing MNKLILIGFMGAGKSTVAANLAVQLNIPALEMDELIISRSGFGSIPEIFAAKGESFFRDLESEVARTLAQQSNLIISSGGGVIGRPENMEQLKTNNGIVVFLRSTFATVISRNGDLTTRPLFRDGKLALALFNERAPIYACWADITVDTDDRSIGEVCSEIVSGIESLACHPSP from the coding sequence ATGAATAAGCTTATACTGATCGGATTTATGGGGGCCGGTAAAAGTACCGTGGCTGCTAACCTCGCTGTACAGCTTAACATTCCGGCACTGGAGATGGATGAGCTTATCATTTCACGCTCAGGCTTTGGCTCGATTCCAGAGATCTTCGCAGCTAAGGGTGAAAGTTTCTTCAGAGATCTTGAGTCAGAGGTTGCGCGCACACTCGCCCAGCAGAGCAATCTCATTATATCCAGTGGGGGTGGTGTTATCGGCCGCCCCGAAAATATGGAGCAGCTCAAAACAAATAACGGCATAGTTGTCTTTCTGCGTAGCACCTTCGCTACCGTCATTAGCCGTAACGGTGACCTAACAACACGCCCCCTCTTCCGCGATGGCAAGCTGGCGCTGGCGCTCTTTAACGAACGTGCCCCTATCTACGCCTGCTGGGCTGATATAACGGTCGATACTGACGATAGATCCATTGGTGAAGTTTGCTCGGAGATCGTTTCAGGGATAGAGTCACTAGCATGTCACCCATCACCATAA
- a CDS encoding type I 3-dehydroquinate dehydratase, with amino-acid sequence MLNSSSRVNNRYCLPIIKRTRSEVQANIESNLSKFRYFEVWLDYVEDLDSGFAASLVGLYPHRLIMIFRRQNLEPMQISSEERFKILSTLSRKQVLVDLDISVQAEEITRLQSERMSLKTILSYHNYALTPSDTELRSITDRMEGWGAHIMKIATHCSIQRDALRLLSLLIDLREDGHKSIVLGMGKHGVITRVFGTVWGNEMAFAPIEAVSKSAPGQLTVDKLDSIMQALG; translated from the coding sequence ATGCTGAATAGTTCCTCCCGCGTTAATAATAGATACTGTCTGCCGATCATCAAGCGCACCCGCTCTGAAGTTCAGGCCAACATAGAGAGCAATCTTAGCAAGTTTCGTTACTTTGAGGTCTGGCTCGATTACGTCGAAGACCTAGATTCAGGATTTGCCGCCTCACTTGTGGGGCTTTATCCGCACAGATTAATAATGATCTTCAGGCGACAGAACCTGGAGCCTATGCAGATCTCATCTGAAGAGCGCTTTAAGATCCTCTCTACTCTCTCGCGCAAGCAGGTGCTGGTCGATCTCGACATCTCCGTACAAGCTGAAGAGATCACACGCTTACAGTCTGAACGGATGTCGCTCAAGACGATCCTCTCATACCACAACTACGCACTTACCCCCTCTGATACAGAGCTTAGATCGATCACCGACCGCATGGAGGGTTGGGGGGCGCATATAATGAAGATCGCCACCCACTGCTCCATCCAGAGGGATGCGCTAAGGCTCCTATCGCTCCTAATAGACCTGCGCGAGGATGGGCACAAAAGTATCGTGCTTGGCATGGGCAAACACGGAGTAATTACCCGTGTTTTTGGCACGGTCTGGGGTAATGAGATGGCTTTTGCCCCGATCGAAGCGGTCAGCAAATCCGCGCCTGGTCAACTTACCGTTGATAAACTGGACTCGATTATGCAGGCTCTTGGGTGA
- a CDS encoding PQQ-binding-like beta-propeller repeat protein: MCIIKSLAKSIVVVVASASLPLLASAEPITVELGSSGPGYSSPAIAEIDGNLNNGKEIVVTSANGIVSVVLGDGTVLWEKALPTNSCTSLSGNNRAHSSPAVGALLGGTNQYVVVGYGGIAGTACGGGVVAFNGPDGTEAWRFDLKQFAKRRRLFAISHSVFSSPTLFDIDQDGTLEVVFGSLDRNIYMLSASGRLKGFYHAADTVFSSAAVADTNGDASPEIIIGTDISKNTVINPPTPNGGYLYALKSSLFKRGAEIGFRKAGSAVWRAEFNQVVQSPPVVAELISANTGKEVVVATGCYFPENTTNKRGRDVKVFSLATGRLLRTLQVPACTGAEPAVADVDGDGLNDVVIPVQGLSVYGGDGTSRVIAWNPDSNTTLWTTVPLVNDHNSSTVGLFGGLVIADLDKNGSREVVVANGSGLTILAGATGEHLSCEAASCDDGRSSFTGFKGLKNAVAVADLTGDGTLELVVAGSLNRVGTLKIYTELATLITSSAGNNPNYTPWPMFRGGPLHTGVQVE; encoded by the coding sequence ATGTGCATAATAAAGAGCCTCGCAAAAAGTATCGTAGTAGTGGTAGCAAGCGCCTCACTCCCACTCTTGGCCTCTGCTGAACCCATTACTGTAGAACTTGGTAGTTCAGGCCCCGGGTATAGTAGCCCAGCAATAGCTGAGATAGATGGCAACCTCAATAACGGCAAGGAGATCGTCGTTACCTCAGCCAACGGTATCGTCTCTGTGGTACTGGGAGATGGAACGGTACTATGGGAGAAAGCGCTACCAACGAACTCCTGCACCTCACTTAGCGGTAACAACAGGGCACACTCATCTCCAGCGGTCGGAGCGCTACTTGGAGGAACTAACCAGTACGTTGTGGTGGGCTACGGCGGAATCGCGGGAACTGCGTGCGGTGGTGGTGTAGTTGCCTTTAATGGCCCAGATGGCACAGAGGCCTGGAGGTTTGATCTTAAGCAGTTCGCCAAACGTAGGCGCCTATTCGCCATCAGTCACTCGGTCTTTTCATCCCCTACCCTATTCGACATAGATCAGGATGGCACACTTGAGGTTGTATTCGGTTCTCTGGACCGAAATATATACATGCTCTCTGCTAGTGGACGACTCAAGGGGTTCTATCATGCAGCGGACACAGTATTCTCTTCGGCCGCCGTCGCCGATACTAATGGCGACGCAAGTCCAGAGATCATAATCGGAACGGATATCTCTAAGAATACCGTCATAAATCCACCCACGCCGAACGGTGGCTACCTGTATGCTCTTAAAAGTAGCCTTTTTAAACGGGGTGCGGAGATAGGATTTCGTAAAGCCGGCTCAGCGGTCTGGCGGGCGGAGTTCAATCAGGTAGTGCAGTCACCCCCGGTCGTAGCGGAGCTTATCAGCGCCAATACGGGTAAAGAGGTGGTTGTTGCAACCGGCTGTTACTTTCCTGAAAATACGACCAATAAGCGCGGCAGAGATGTAAAAGTTTTTAGCCTAGCAACGGGCAGGTTGCTAAGAACTCTACAGGTCCCTGCCTGTACAGGAGCCGAGCCGGCTGTAGCGGATGTAGATGGTGATGGCCTAAACGACGTGGTTATTCCTGTACAGGGGCTCTCTGTATATGGTGGTGACGGCACTAGCCGTGTGATCGCGTGGAACCCTGATAGTAATACAACACTGTGGACAACCGTTCCGCTAGTAAACGATCACAATTCAAGCACGGTTGGTCTGTTCGGTGGTCTCGTTATAGCGGATCTAGATAAGAACGGCTCACGCGAGGTTGTCGTAGCGAATGGTAGCGGACTGACAATCCTAGCAGGAGCAACGGGGGAACACTTAAGTTGCGAAGCGGCGAGCTGTGATGATGGGAGGAGTTCATTTACCGGATTTAAAGGATTAAAGAACGCGGTCGCGGTTGCTGACCTGACCGGAGATGGAACCCTTGAACTCGTAGTTGCGGGCTCCCTTAATCGGGTCGGCACGCTTAAGATCTATACAGAGCTCGCTACGCTAATCACAAGTAGCGCTGGAAATAATCCAAACTACACCCCCTGGCCGATGTTTCGTGGTGGACCACTGCATACCGGCGTTCAGGTTGAGTAG
- the aroC gene encoding chorismate synthase, which yields MAGNSFGEIFKISTFGESHGGAVGVVVDGCPPGIEICENDIQAQLDRRKPGQSDITTPRKEEDTIHILSGVFEGRTTGTPILMLAHNKDVRSEDYNTLKDLFRPSHADYTYLSKYGRRDWRGSGRASARETLARVASGAIARKFLKETLGVEIISYVEQVGPISATLDYEKVSERDVEANIVRCPEP from the coding sequence TTGGCTGGTAATTCATTCGGCGAGATATTCAAGATAAGCACCTTTGGTGAATCGCACGGCGGCGCCGTAGGGGTTGTTGTTGATGGCTGCCCCCCTGGGATAGAGATCTGTGAGAACGACATCCAGGCTCAACTGGACCGACGCAAACCGGGACAGAGCGATATCACCACCCCCCGTAAAGAGGAGGACACCATTCATATCCTGAGTGGGGTATTTGAGGGTAGAACGACCGGCACCCCGATCCTTATGTTAGCGCACAATAAAGATGTGCGCTCCGAGGACTACAACACCCTCAAAGATCTCTTCCGTCCCTCACACGCTGACTATACCTATCTATCCAAGTACGGCCGAAGGGACTGGCGCGGTAGTGGGCGCGCCTCTGCGCGTGAAACATTAGCGCGTGTTGCTTCTGGCGCTATCGCAAGAAAATTTCTTAAAGAGACCCTTGGGGTTGAGATCATCAGTTACGTTGAACAGGTTGGCCCCATCAGCGCTACGCTTGATTACGAAAAGGTTAGCGAGCGTGATGTTGAGGCCAATATCGTGCGGTGTCCGGAACCG
- a CDS encoding bifunctional 3-deoxy-7-phosphoheptulonate synthase/chorismate mutase yields MTTDTALIKSTPLSELRSEIDRLDQGLLTILSKRRAIAKQVVEAKETEHAILRDIPREQQLLQQRISAGRELGLEAQHVTNIFHEVIAEAVRTQHDHLQAKLNGSTVLTHSSSIAFQGIEGSFCHLAGRSFVSSSSKTSGTPTFIGFKTYLEAVRAVEAGSCDYGILPIENTTSGGINDVYDLLLNSRVSIVGEEKLRVSPCLIGMPNAPISHLERIYASALSVSECSNFLTGLTDCSIEFCNDSAIGAKLVHTAGNKLHAAIASTEAAEMFGLSVLQRNVANQEDNFTRFIVIAKHPHKVDARITSKTSIVMHTLNKPGALVEALLVFKEREINLTKLESRPIPGNSWEEMFYIDFLGNLDSDPVKATLADLTKLVRFIKVLGCFPACDVEPTVVERPEIAIKPKAAIVIEIKEDTTAPKSAPAKDRGYKLVTREHKSSNTIIDVGGVKIGDGNFLVIAGPCSVESREQIMSCAKEARDNGAKILRGGVFKPRSSPYSFQGMGYEGLDLLVEAGRAFGMPVITEVMTTEDVDRVAEKADIIQIGARNMQNFSLLKVVGQIRRPIMLKRGMSSSIEELLQAVEYILAGGNQQVFLCERGIRTFETATRGTLDISAVPVLKQRTHLPIFIDPSHAAGVRELVPPLALAAKAVGADGIIVEFHPEPEKALSDGPQALRYPQFEKLMADLRRIQV; encoded by the coding sequence ATGACAACAGATACAGCCCTTATAAAAAGCACCCCGCTCTCTGAGCTCCGTAGCGAGATCGATCGCCTAGACCAGGGATTGCTCACCATACTTTCAAAGCGACGTGCGATTGCAAAACAGGTAGTCGAGGCCAAGGAAACTGAACACGCTATACTGCGAGATATTCCACGCGAGCAGCAGCTCTTACAGCAACGTATCTCTGCTGGTCGTGAGCTTGGACTTGAGGCCCAGCACGTAACCAATATCTTTCACGAGGTAATCGCCGAAGCGGTTCGCACGCAGCACGACCACCTACAAGCTAAGCTAAACGGCTCCACCGTGCTGACGCACAGCAGCAGCATAGCCTTTCAAGGGATTGAGGGCTCATTCTGTCACCTGGCGGGACGGAGCTTTGTCTCCTCATCCTCAAAGACCTCGGGCACCCCAACCTTTATCGGATTTAAAACGTACCTGGAAGCGGTCCGTGCGGTTGAGGCCGGAAGCTGTGACTACGGTATTCTGCCGATTGAGAATACAACCTCTGGTGGCATCAACGACGTCTACGATCTTCTACTCAACTCCCGTGTTTCAATAGTAGGCGAGGAGAAATTACGTGTCAGCCCCTGCCTAATCGGCATGCCGAACGCACCCATCTCGCACCTTGAGCGCATCTATGCCAGCGCCCTCTCCGTCTCTGAGTGCAGTAACTTTCTTACAGGGCTTACCGATTGTAGCATCGAGTTCTGTAACGACTCCGCTATCGGGGCAAAGTTGGTTCATACGGCAGGTAATAAGCTACACGCCGCTATCGCCAGCACAGAGGCCGCCGAGATGTTTGGGCTCTCAGTGCTCCAACGTAATGTCGCCAACCAGGAGGACAACTTCACCCGTTTTATTGTGATCGCAAAGCACCCTCATAAGGTCGATGCTCGTATCACAAGCAAAACTTCCATAGTAATGCACACCCTTAATAAGCCGGGAGCTCTTGTCGAGGCACTCTTGGTGTTTAAGGAGCGTGAAATTAATCTGACAAAGCTTGAGAGCCGCCCTATTCCAGGCAACAGCTGGGAGGAGATGTTCTATATCGATTTCCTGGGAAATCTTGACTCAGATCCGGTTAAGGCGACACTTGCCGATCTAACTAAGCTCGTACGCTTTATCAAGGTGCTCGGGTGCTTCCCGGCCTGCGATGTGGAGCCGACCGTTGTAGAGCGCCCTGAAATTGCAATTAAGCCAAAGGCTGCAATAGTAATTGAGATCAAGGAGGACACTACCGCGCCCAAGAGCGCTCCCGCTAAGGACAGGGGCTACAAGCTCGTCACCCGCGAACATAAGAGCTCCAACACCATCATCGATGTCGGTGGAGTTAAGATTGGAGATGGCAACTTTCTTGTGATCGCAGGGCCCTGCTCAGTTGAATCACGTGAACAGATCATGTCTTGCGCTAAGGAGGCGCGCGATAACGGCGCAAAGATCCTGCGCGGCGGAGTCTTCAAGCCCCGTTCATCGCCCTACAGCTTTCAGGGCATGGGGTACGAAGGATTGGACCTGCTGGTAGAAGCTGGTAGGGCTTTCGGTATGCCGGTTATCACGGAGGTCATGACGACCGAGGATGTTGACCGGGTTGCGGAGAAGGCCGACATTATTCAGATCGGTGCCCGTAATATGCAAAACTTCAGCCTACTCAAGGTTGTCGGTCAGATCAGACGTCCCATTATGCTAAAGCGCGGCATGAGTTCCTCGATTGAGGAGCTCCTGCAAGCAGTAGAGTATATCCTTGCTGGCGGCAATCAGCAGGTCTTTCTGTGTGAGCGGGGTATCAGAACCTTTGAGACCGCCACCCGTGGTACCCTCGATATCAGCGCGGTTCCGGTGCTTAAACAACGTACGCACCTTCCGATCTTTATTGATCCATCACATGCTGCTGGCGTTAGAGAGCTAGTTCCACCCCTTGCCCTTGCAGCAAAGGCTGTCGGAGCGGACGGTATCATCGTAGAGTTTCATCCGGAGCCCGAGAAGGCCCTGAGCGATGGTCCTCAGGCACTCAGGTATCCGCAGTTTGAAAAATTGATGGCAGACCTTCGCAGGATACAGGTGTGA
- the aroB gene encoding 3-dehydroquinate synthase, with protein MSSLTINVARIQSSSPLWVGRGLLERLPTLIALESYSSVVIVADSGASAALKRLTETLKTPNARILVLEGGERMKDSTGLQGVWEFFVAQRLDRRSLVITLGGGALSDLVGFAAATYMRGIAFMHLPTTLLAQVDASIGGKSGINFMGVKNLLGSIMQPIGIVVDIDTLATLPARELRSGFAEIIKHGLIADADYFESVTARAYSAHSPDQLVDIILRSCEIKKDIVEADETEQGVRKTLNFGHTIGHAIESYAISNKISLTHGEAISIGMLAESFISYKIAKITEATYLQIKHGITQAELPTELPTKIPVTELRTALARDKKNVGNEIKWVLIDRIGKASFDLTVPEELVQEALVLIQPT; from the coding sequence ATGAGCTCTCTAACGATAAACGTTGCGCGAATACAATCTAGCTCACCACTCTGGGTTGGAAGGGGTCTACTTGAACGCCTCCCAACTCTTATAGCTCTAGAGAGTTACTCCTCCGTGGTTATAGTAGCGGACTCCGGTGCTAGCGCAGCACTCAAGCGCCTGACAGAAACCCTCAAGACCCCAAATGCGCGCATACTTGTGCTGGAGGGTGGGGAGCGTATGAAGGATAGTACCGGCCTGCAAGGAGTATGGGAATTCTTCGTCGCCCAAAGGCTCGACCGTCGCTCACTAGTTATCACCTTAGGGGGTGGTGCACTAAGCGATCTAGTTGGCTTTGCTGCAGCTACATATATGCGCGGTATCGCCTTTATGCACCTCCCCACTACGCTTCTGGCGCAGGTTGATGCAAGTATCGGAGGCAAGTCCGGCATCAATTTTATGGGGGTTAAGAACCTACTCGGTTCTATTATGCAGCCAATAGGTATCGTTGTTGATATCGACACGTTGGCCACACTCCCTGCTCGTGAGCTCCGTTCCGGATTCGCAGAGATAATAAAGCATGGACTAATCGCTGATGCTGACTATTTTGAGAGTGTTACGGCACGTGCATACTCAGCCCACAGCCCAGATCAGTTGGTCGATATAATCCTGCGCTCCTGCGAGATTAAAAAAGATATAGTCGAGGCGGATGAAACGGAACAGGGAGTTCGAAAAACCCTTAACTTTGGACACACCATTGGTCACGCCATCGAGAGCTACGCCATTAGTAATAAGATCTCGCTAACTCACGGTGAAGCTATCTCAATCGGCATGCTTGCTGAATCATTTATCTCGTACAAAATTGCAAAGATTACTGAGGCCACCTACCTGCAGATTAAGCATGGCATCACTCAAGCTGAGCTCCCTACAGAGCTGCCAACAAAGATTCCAGTTACTGAGCTACGCACAGCGCTGGCACGCGATAAGAAAAACGTGGGTAACGAGATAAAGTGGGTGTTAATTGATCGTATCGGTAAGGCAAGCTTCGATCTTACGGTTCCTGAAGAGCTAGTGCAGGAGGCGCTAGTCCTTATACAACCCACCTAA
- a CDS encoding branched-chain amino acid transaminase, protein MESTEFIWMNGTFVPWNEAKIHVLSHSLHYGGGAFEGIRVYKTAQGPAVFRLQEHMQRLHYSAGVLGMAIPYSVEQLCATTCELLKRNKLEQGYIRPLVIYGYGVMGLDPSNAPLEVIISCWPWGAYIPVEAADIKVSKYIRIHPDSTVADAKICGHYVNSILAVLELKGSRYHEALFLDTNGFIAEGPGENFFMIKDNEIITPPLGTILAGITRATMIEIARDNGFTVTEKRISLKDALAADEAFFTGTAAEVIPIGSIDDTPLGDGKAGPISLALKTAYLDAIYGRNTDYNKFLTFIK, encoded by the coding sequence ATGGAGAGCACTGAATTTATCTGGATGAATGGCACCTTTGTTCCCTGGAACGAGGCTAAGATTCACGTACTTAGCCATTCCCTGCACTATGGGGGTGGTGCATTTGAGGGCATTAGGGTCTACAAGACCGCGCAGGGCCCGGCGGTATTTCGTCTACAGGAGCACATGCAGCGGCTACACTATTCAGCTGGCGTGCTCGGCATGGCCATCCCCTATTCCGTTGAGCAGCTGTGTGCAACAACCTGCGAACTACTTAAGCGCAATAAGTTAGAGCAGGGCTACATCCGCCCCCTTGTCATATATGGATATGGCGTAATGGGCCTCGATCCAAGCAACGCCCCACTGGAGGTCATTATCTCCTGCTGGCCGTGGGGCGCCTACATTCCGGTCGAAGCGGCCGATATCAAGGTAAGCAAGTATATCCGTATCCATCCCGACTCGACCGTTGCGGATGCGAAGATATGTGGCCACTACGTTAATAGCATCCTAGCGGTGCTTGAGCTGAAAGGTTCGCGGTATCACGAAGCGCTCTTCCTAGATACTAACGGGTTTATCGCTGAGGGTCCGGGAGAGAACTTCTTTATGATTAAGGATAACGAGATCATCACACCACCACTTGGGACGATCTTAGCTGGCATTACCCGCGCAACGATGATTGAGATCGCCCGTGACAATGGCTTTACGGTCACTGAAAAGCGCATATCTCTTAAGGATGCACTCGCTGCCGATGAGGCCTTCTTTACCGGAACCGCAGCAGAGGTTATCCCTATAGGCTCTATAGACGACACACCTCTGGGAGATGGTAAAGCTGGCCCTATTAGCCTCGCCCTTAAGACCGCGTATTTAGATGCGATCTACGGTCGTAATACTGACTACAATAAATTTCTCACATTCATTAAGTAA
- a CDS encoding type II toxin-antitoxin system VapB family antitoxin, with product MRTTLNIDDSLIKKASKLTGIGEKTALVKAGLEALIARESSRRLAELGGSEKSLRPIRRRRAGH from the coding sequence ATGCGAACAACCTTAAATATCGATGACTCCTTGATAAAAAAAGCTTCTAAACTTACTGGAATAGGAGAGAAAACAGCGCTCGTAAAAGCTGGGCTTGAAGCGCTAATTGCGCGTGAAAGCAGTCGCAGATTGGCAGAGTTAGGAGGCTCCGAAAAGTCTCTGCGTCCTATACGCAGACGAAGAGCCGGGCACTAA
- the aroA gene encoding 3-phosphoshikimate 1-carboxyvinyltransferase produces the protein MHHLLLTPPTSPLNATLSVPGSKSYTNRALLMAAQADGTSRLSSASISSDSVAMILALSKLGVVVHQRASALGSELIVAGRAGEFIPYHGVIDVGPAGTTMRFLAPLCAGIPGCDITLSGTPHMHTRPIKELVDALKCLGADIEYHGDTGCPPLRIRCPAPLGAGTVIMDGSVSSQFISALLLTAPLNRSADLTIELSSPQISKSYIDMTLQGMRDFGVSITNDQYRSYKYQSAERFVAREYQVEGDASGASYLWGLAAISGGTVSVCNINPDSAQGDIKFPELLARMGCRVTRGERSITVTGPTKLQAIEADMSAMPDTAQTLAVIAACAEGTTTITGLSTLRVKETDRIAALHTELSKLGIKSEAGADYLVVHGGIPGAARIATYDDHRMAMSFAMLSAKIPGIEIEEPQVVDKSFPEFWETLRLTGIEIKSA, from the coding sequence ATGCACCACCTTTTACTAACACCCCCAACAAGCCCCCTTAATGCGACCCTCTCTGTACCAGGATCAAAGAGCTACACCAACCGCGCCCTCCTGATGGCAGCCCAAGCAGATGGCACCTCGCGCCTCTCCTCTGCCTCTATCAGCAGCGATAGTGTAGCCATGATCCTGGCACTTAGTAAGCTCGGAGTCGTCGTGCATCAAAGGGCTAGCGCGCTAGGCTCGGAGCTTATCGTTGCCGGTCGTGCTGGAGAATTCATCCCCTATCACGGCGTAATCGATGTCGGACCAGCCGGAACAACGATGCGTTTTCTAGCCCCTCTGTGTGCTGGTATTCCGGGGTGTGATATCACCCTCTCTGGGACACCGCACATGCATACCCGCCCGATTAAGGAGTTAGTAGATGCCCTGAAATGCCTCGGCGCAGATATAGAATATCACGGCGATACTGGATGCCCGCCCCTGCGTATCCGTTGTCCTGCTCCCTTAGGTGCAGGCACGGTTATTATGGACGGCTCAGTTAGTAGCCAATTTATATCGGCGCTTCTATTAACGGCGCCCCTTAATAGATCCGCTGACCTTACTATAGAGCTATCAAGCCCGCAGATATCAAAATCGTATATCGATATGACTCTGCAAGGCATGCGTGACTTTGGTGTATCAATTACTAACGATCAATACAGAAGCTATAAATATCAGAGTGCTGAGAGATTCGTTGCTCGTGAATACCAGGTTGAAGGGGACGCATCGGGAGCCTCCTACCTGTGGGGACTTGCCGCTATCTCTGGCGGAACCGTTAGCGTTTGTAACATAAATCCAGATTCAGCTCAGGGGGATATAAAATTTCCAGAGCTACTCGCCCGCATGGGGTGCCGTGTAACCCGTGGAGAACGATCCATCACCGTTACAGGCCCAACTAAGCTTCAAGCTATAGAAGCGGATATGTCCGCAATGCCCGACACCGCTCAAACCCTCGCCGTGATAGCGGCATGTGCAGAGGGCACAACCACCATTACAGGTCTTAGCACCCTAAGAGTTAAGGAGACCGACCGCATCGCAGCGCTGCACACAGAGCTTTCAAAGCTTGGCATAAAGAGCGAGGCTGGGGCTGATTATCTCGTCGTGCACGGCGGGATACCAGGTGCGGCTCGTATCGCAACGTATGATGATCACCGTATGGCGATGTCATTTGCTATGCTCTCGGCCAAGATCCCTGGAATTGAGATCGAGGAGCCGCAGGTTGTTGATAAATCGTTCCCTGAATTTTGGGAGACGTTACGGCTAACTGGGATCGAAATTAAATCTGCGTAA
- a CDS encoding VapC toxin family PIN domain ribonuclease → MWVDHLRRGSPGLVQLLKKAEVIAHPFVIGELGCGNLKNRQTILALLKELPTVTIAEHEEVLELVESRKLMGHGIGWVDAHLLASALLSGSPLWTADKKLRSLCAALGVLY, encoded by the coding sequence ATTTGGGTAGATCATCTTCGTCGAGGCAGTCCGGGGCTGGTGCAACTGCTGAAGAAAGCAGAGGTAATCGCGCACCCATTTGTGATAGGGGAGCTCGGTTGTGGCAATCTCAAAAATCGCCAGACGATCCTAGCCCTACTTAAAGAATTACCAACCGTAACGATAGCAGAACATGAAGAGGTTCTGGAGTTGGTTGAATCTCGCAAACTTATGGGTCATGGAATTGGCTGGGTCGATGCCCATCTACTTGCTTCGGCGCTGCTATCAGGAAGCCCTCTTTGGACCGCCGATAAAAAGCTTCGATCCCTGTGCGCAGCCCTCGGCGTTCTGTACTAA
- the aroE gene encoding shikimate dehydrogenase — protein MSPITITAHSSLCLVIGDPISHSLSPAIHNAGYAALKLPFVMAAAHVTPEKLRDALRGMRAMNIRGLAVTMPHKISIVKLLDALDSTAQEIGAVNTVVNEGGKLVGYNTDWIGIVTPLERLAPLRGKKVLVLGAGGAAQAAVFGCTGRGAQVTICNRTINKARTIARTWKAAVLPIEKNSELAAFDVIINTTSLGMGALTDESPIPASAICKHHTVFETIYDPFSTRIIRDAEAQGATVLRGVDMFLEQGLAQFELHTGGNNPGVNGTREVMEKILRNAVGP, from the coding sequence ATGTCACCCATCACCATAACCGCGCACTCCTCGCTCTGCTTAGTTATTGGGGATCCCATCTCTCATAGCCTCTCTCCAGCCATTCATAACGCCGGATATGCAGCTCTTAAACTACCGTTCGTTATGGCAGCCGCGCATGTCACCCCAGAAAAGCTGCGCGATGCTCTACGCGGCATGCGCGCCATGAATATACGGGGGTTGGCGGTGACGATGCCACACAAGATTTCAATTGTGAAGCTCCTAGATGCCCTTGATTCAACCGCTCAGGAGATCGGCGCAGTCAATACGGTAGTTAACGAGGGGGGGAAGTTAGTAGGTTACAACACCGATTGGATCGGTATCGTAACGCCCCTTGAACGCCTGGCACCCCTGCGCGGCAAAAAGGTACTCGTGCTAGGCGCTGGCGGGGCTGCTCAGGCGGCTGTATTTGGCTGTACGGGTCGTGGTGCTCAGGTAACTATATGCAACCGTACTATTAATAAAGCGCGTACTATCGCGCGTACCTGGAAAGCTGCGGTACTCCCTATTGAAAAAAACTCTGAACTGGCGGCATTTGATGTAATCATCAACACCACCTCGCTAGGTATGGGAGCCCTCACAGACGAATCCCCCATCCCAGCTAGCGCCATCTGCAAACATCACACAGTTTTTGAAACTATCTACGACCCATTCTCCACCCGAATTATCAGGGATGCAGAGGCCCAGGGAGCAACCGTACTGCGTGGGGTTGATATGTTTCTTGAGCAGGGCCTGGCCCAGTTCGAACTTCATACCGGGGGTAACAATCCGGGTGTCAATGGTACGCGCGAGGTTATGGAAAAAATCCTAAGAAATGCCGTAGGCCCGTGA